One Mus caroli chromosome 6, CAROLI_EIJ_v1.1, whole genome shotgun sequence genomic window, GCAGGTCCTGGGAAGAAGCGACGCCAGTGGTCTTCACGCTGTCGCCCCCCAGCCAGTTGTCGTGCACCCGCCAGGTCCCCTGCTCTAGCGACCTCTGCTCTGTTTCCAGGCCGGGGAAACCCCGTGGCCCGCCTCGGTCCGCCTTATGCTTTGAGGGGGATCCAGCCTGCACAGGCTCGTGGTTTGGTGCTGGCCCCCCCTGGGTGACCTTGGGAACGCCACTGCCACTTTTCTTTGTCAAATCTAGATCCCACTGTAgagtccaggctgacctcgaactcagagcctTCTCTTTAACCTCTTGAGTGCTTCTGGGTTTTCAGGGATGCACTTGGCCTGAAAActccttaacattttaaaagattttcatttttaatttcgtgtgtgtgtgtgtgtgtgtgtgtgtgtgtgtgcacgtgagagCAACTGCTCACAGAATCCAGTAGAGGGcgttggagctggagttacacatggcGTTTTGAGTCCACCCGTGGTTGTTGCTGAGAACCAAGCCCAGAAGGATGGCAAGCCTTGTCTCTAACCGTAGGTCAGAGTGATTTTGGAAAGCCAGAGTCCTGGAACATGATCCAGACCCGCCTCCacagcagcgagtgctcttaatcactgagcctactctccagccccaactcgGGTTATTTCCAATTGGAGTCTCAGTTTTCACATTTTCAGAGGGAGAAAAATTTTTAGGTTTTGGTGAGGAATTAGCAAGTCGTTTGTGTAAAGGCACAGCATAGAAATGTGGTGGCTGCTAAACTTGGGGCTGTCTGGATGTTTATCTGTTGAAGGCCAGCTCTGACAGTTGTGTTCAGTGATCCAAGGTGGGGATGTGGGGTTGGCAGTGATGTAATGCAGGCACACATACTTGGTAGATGACGCAATCTCCAACAAGCTCCAACAacttcacatatatacatacacacacatacatttggtAGACGAAGCAAAGCTCGAACAGCCCTTCCATCCACAGCGTATGTATCCCAGTCAAATCTTTGAAGCCGTACAAGAATCAGGATGTGGttacattctatttttccttAAGTGAATGATTACAATGAAGTTTCCCAATACCCTCGCACGATCAAGTGTTTTACATAttatgggtgaaaaaaaaaaaaaccaaattattcccaagaacccacatgcaTTCGTAACTAAGCAACCTGTTATAGATTAACCAAGTGTGAGCAAGCAATtgtctcagccagtttctcttccTGGCAGGCTGCAGTTTGTAATTACAAAGAAAGagtcaattattttattatttatcttaaaaaaatagtcttataaaaatcttaaaagaatcataaATCTACAGTTTTATATAAGAAACAAtcagtcatttctactttaaatcctcAGGGTGCAGATCTACTCATTAACAAATTTTCTTATTAAATcctatcaggaagctgagggcaaaaatgggtacaagaaattaatcatcttgATCACCAACCAGCATTAGCAAGAGAGGCAGGTCAGCCAGAGCTGGCTGGGCTGTCATTGTTCTTGTTCTCTGACCTTAAAAAACAACCCTTGCTCAATATTTAAAAGTGTACCTTTCTAAATTGTAACCCAAGATTTTCTAGATCAAAGCCACTAACTAAAACATTTTAACCTAACTTTACTAACAATCCACAttctttctaagggtggtggACGTTACTCACAGTCTCCATCTCTAAGTCCTTTCTGAGAGTGATGGATGGATCATTAATTCGCTCCAGCAGCAAATTAAAGTGCCTGCTTGAAAAAGATCATTCGCTATTTGTGCCCTGCTAAGGACACTGCCCCGTGAGGGGCTGGAAacccccttagagttttcatacaaCCCATAGATTAGGGGTGACATGATGACTGAGGACTCGCAGAGAGATGCTGCGTAACAGCATGAAGTCCCCAGGGCACACCTTCCTCAGCCCTCCGCCTCTCGCAGGCACACGCATCCTGGTTGTGCTGACCAGTGGGCCATATTCTATTAGTTCTAAAGCCGTTTGTTGTTCATCTTTACACAGGCCTCGATAGTCATCGCCAGGAAAATTTTCTCCAAATCATGCTGTGCCTAAATATGTCTAAAAAAACTACTTGGGGTCAGACTCCTGAATCACCAGATACTGAGTTGTTACCTCATGAAGATTATTAACTCTactggggggggagggtgtgtggggggggcgaaGAGACCCCCCCCTCCCTGCAATGGCTCAGCtgtaagagtacttgctgttctgtcagaggacctaaattcagttcctagcactcccatcagaaggctcacaaccatctgtaactccaggtccaaggcttctgatgcctccttctggcctcccAGCAGAGGTGTGGatgtggtgcacacatacacataagataccttttttaaaagaaaaagccaagccgggcatggtggcgcttgcatttaatcccagcacttgggaggcagaggcgggcgaatttctgagtttgaggccagcctggtctacagagtgagttccaggacagccagggctacacagagaaaccctgtctcgaaaaaaagaaagaaagaaagagagagagagagagagagagagagagagagagagagagagagaaactggatcCTGCCTTGAAGGAGCTTAAGTGCCAGagtgatttcttttctccttgccTCCCACATTTCCTAAGGTGAATTATTGCCTCCTTAAGTCCACTGCGTTTTTCAGCTGGTGCTTTACCTCTGTGCAGGAGGATGACAAGCTCTTAGGACCCTTGGCCCCTCCTTACTGGAGACCTTGTAACCCAGGGTCTTGTTTTCTTGCACACCTAGAGGTGAAACCTTGCTCTTGATGAAAAGGATACGATTGAGACCTAGGGAATTTAGACTAAGACATGCTTCCTCCACGTGACTGCTGTAGCTGGGGAAATATGAGCCGTGTTCCTTGTTGCTACAAGGCCTCCTGGCCTTTGTTTCTGTGACGCAGAGCTATCATTTTAACCACAGCCCAGAATTCTTGTCATGGCTTTGTGAGATGATGTCTTGCTATGTGGTCCAGGCCAACCTCCAATTTGgaatcttctgcctcagcctcccaggtgccgCTGCTGCTCTTCAGTCTGAAGTGTCCTCGCCTTGTCTTTGCGGTTATCTGTCACTGCCTCTCCTGTGTCTTGCCACTTGATTTCTtgaaacacaaatacataaaccCCTGTGTTTGGTGCCTGCATGGTTTTGCCTATGCATAGAATGCTCCCTCCACTCATCATGAACCCAGGCTGAATGCTGTCTCTTCTACACAGACAGCCTTCCCTGGCATTCCACCTTATGCTACATTGATTACTCCCTAGGATAGCTTAGGCTTCTGTGTATTTACTTGAGCTTTACACTTCATTTTCtaattactttcttctctatccCTTGTACCCAGCCTCTGTAAGAGGCTGTACCACTCACACTGTATCCATGTGTCCTGTACACATGCCTGAAATACGGTTGGTGGTCAGAGCACTTGGAATGAAAGTTGCTTCTCCCTTTGCTCTGTCTTACAGTGTGACCCTCAAGTACGAAATCAAGAAGCTGATCTACGTGCATCTCGTCATATGGCTGCTGTTGGTGGCCAAGATGAGCGTAGGACACCTGAGGCTCTTGTCACATGATCAGGTGGCCATGCCCTATCAGTGGGAATATCCGTATTTGTTGAGCATTGTGCCCTCTGTCTTGGGCCTGCTCTCATTCCCTCGGAACAACATTAGCTACCTGGTGCTCTCCATGATCAGCATGGGGCTCTTCTCCATCGCTCCCCTCATTTATGGCAGCATGGAGATGTTCCCTGCGGCACAGCAACTCTACCGCCATGGCAAGGCCTATCGCTTCCTGTTTGGTTTTTCTGCTGTCTCCGTCATGTACCTGGTGTTGGTACTGGCAGTCCAAGTACATGCTTGGCAACTGTACTACAGTAAGAAACTCTTAGACTCTTGGTTCACCAGCACACAGGAGAAGAAGCGGAAATGAAGCCTGCTTGATGAACTGCTCTGAGGGGGAAAACCTAGGTCTCCCATTGAGCAGCATGAAGGGAGCTGTCCAGACTCTCCATAGACTGTGACATCTGGAATGATGGCACCTAGTGCACACTAGGCTCAGATTTTGGCCTAGAGTTCTGTTACCATCTGCTGAGGTGGCAAAGCTGTTGTATTTAATTTATGCTTGACTAACTGCAGCTGGGTGACCAATGGCTGTGAAACACTTTACCTGGTTGAACTTGAGGCCCTTTAGAGTTTGGATTTTCCAGACTGAGCCTTATCCTTGCCTTCTCTTGGTCGTACTCCCTCCTCCCATTCATCACCTCTTCACCACCAGTACTAGAAGAAATCTGGAATGACTCAGTACATGAAAGCATACTTCAGTCTGTGGGTCATGGGCAAGCAACATTTGGGAAGTTGCTCCCCTATGGGCTGTTCTGTTTCCTGCaaaccattttaaataaaaagaacctcaataaataaaattaagactgTCCTGTGCCTCGTGTTGGAGATTTGATTGTTTTTCAGAGTTTATGGAACTGCCTGTGGAGAAGAGCCAGGTTGAGGATCTAAGTCAGCTGCAGCCCTCTAGCTTTTAGGTAAGAACTACCCTGGGGTGAGGGGCACCAGAGGTGTGCTTcaggagttaagaacactggctgctcttacagaggacccaggttcggttctcggcacccacatggtggctcaaaatcatTTCTTAACTACTGTCCCAGGGTATTTGatgctctcttcctgcctctggagATACTTAATGGGCATGAAGTATGAAAACAAacttgcaggcagaacactcatacacagaaaataaggcaatttagctctggctgtcctggaaccactATGTAGAAGAGATTGAACTCAAACTCACAAactcctgcctttgcctgcctATTACAGCGATTAAAAGGTTAATCCTTTCTGTGTCTAAAGCTGTATAGTAGTAtccaaaatgatttttaagaatCTGCttgtagctgggtggtggtggtggtggcacactcctttaatcccagcactcgggaggcagaggcaggtggatttctgagttcgaggccagcctggtctacaaagtgagttccagNNNNNNNNNNNNNNNNNNNNNNNNNNNNNNNNNNNNNNNNNNNNNNNNNNNNNNNNNNNNNNNNNNNNNNNNNNNNNNNNNNNNNNNNNNNNNNNNNNNNNNNNNNNNNNNNNNNNNNNNNNNNNNNNNNNNNNNNNNNNNNNNNNNNNNNNNNNNNNNNNNNNNNNNNNNNNNNNNNNNNNNNNNNNNNNNNNNNNNNNNNNNNNNNNNNNNNNNNNNNNNNNNNNNNNNNNNNNNNNNNNNNNNNNNNNNNNNNNNNNNNNNNNNNNNNNNNNNNNNNNNNNNNNNNNNNNNNNNNNNNNNNNNNNNNNNNNNNNNNNNNNNNNNNNNNNNNNNNNNNNNNNNNNNNNNNNNNNNNNNNNNNNNNNNNNNNNNNNNNNNNNNNNNNNNNNNNNNNNNNNNNNNNNNNNNNNNNNNNNNNNNNNNNNNNNNNNNNNNNNNNNNNNNNNNNNNNNNNNNNNNNNNNNNNNNNNNNNNNNNNNNNNNNNNNNNNNNNNNNNNNNNNNNNNNNNNNNNNNNNNNNNNNNNNNNNNNNNNNNNNNNNNNNNNNNNNNNNNNNNNNNNNNNNNNNNNNNNNNNNNNNNNNNNNNNNNNNNNNNNNNNNNNNNNNNNNNNNNNNNNNNNNNNNNNNNNNNNNNNNNNNNNNNNNNNNNNNNNNNNNNNNNNNNNNNNNNNNNNNNNNNNNNNNNNNNNNNNNNNNNNNNNNNNNNNNNNNNNNNNNNNNNNNNNNNNNNNNNNNNNNNNNNNNNNNNNNNNNNNNNNNNNNNNNNNNNNNNNNNNNNNNNNNNNNNNNNNNNNNNNNNNNNNNNNNNNNNNNNNNNNNNNNNNNNNNNNNNNNNNNNNNNNNNNNNNNNNNNNNNNNNNNNNNNNNNNNNNNNNNNNNNNNNNNNNNNNNNNNNNNNNNNNNNNNNNNNNNNNNNNNNNNNNNNNNNNNNNNNNNNNNNNNNNNNNNNNNNNNNNNNNNNNNNNNNNNNNNNNNNNNNNNNNNNNNNNNNNNNNNNNNNNNNNNNNNNNNNNNNNNNNNNNNNNNNNNNNNNNNNNNNNNNNNNNNNNNNNNNNNNNNNNNNNNNNNNNNNNNNNNNNNNNNNNNNNNNNNNNNNNNNNNNNNNNNNNNNNNNNNNNNNNNNNNNNNNNNNNNNNNNNNNNNNNNNNNNNNNNNNNNNNNNNNNNNNNNNNNNNNNNNNNNNNNNNNNNNNNNNNNNNNNNNNNNNNNNNNNNNNNNNNNtcactttgtagaccaggctggcctcgaactcagaaatccgcctgcctctgcctcccgagtgctgggattaaaggcgtgcgccaccacgcccggctcctttatTCGTCTTTAAGATACCATTTAGATGGAAATTCTGCAGTCTTCCCATTCCTCAGTTCAAATAACAACTTCGTTTGTCTGgctgttttctcttccctcctctatTAGACAAGGACTAACatagcccagaatggccttgaactattcctaagtgctaggattacaggcataggtATCACAACTGGCTTA contains:
- the Jagn1 gene encoding protein jagunal homolog 1 isoform X1; the encoded protein is MASRAGPRAAGTDGSDFQHRERVAMHYQMSVTLKYEIKKLIYVHLVIWLLLVAKMSVGHLRLLSHDQVAMPYQWEYPYLLSIVPSVLGLLSFPRNNISYLVLSMISMGLFSIAPLIYGSMEMFPAAQQLYRHGKAYRFLFGFSAVSVMYLVLVLAVQVHAWQLYYSKKLLDSWFTSTQEKKRK
- the Jagn1 gene encoding protein jagunal homolog 1 isoform X2; this encodes MASRAGPRAAGTDGSDFQHRERVAMHYQMRYECDPQVRNQEADLRASRHMAAVGGQDERRTPEALVT